The following proteins come from a genomic window of Iamia sp. SCSIO 61187:
- a CDS encoding aminotransferase class V-fold PLP-dependent enzyme: MSDGVPDREEAERRDAANPLAGFRSRFVGLADERPYLMGNSLGPLPRATEEALARFTRDGWGGRKVEGWHDWLDLPVRVGDRLGRLVGAGPGQVALGDSTSVQLHKLVAAALDARPEATAVALADDEFPTDRYVVAALAAARGLDVRVVATDGPDGPITAESVTATCADGAVAVLVASLVRFRSGALADAAAVTAAAQGHGALVLWDLSHAVGAVPVALDEVGADLAVGCTYKYLNGGPGAPAFAYRAARHAGTLLQPVHGWFGQADQFALTAAYAPAADARQLVVGTPPVAGLVAVEQGVALVEEAGIDALRRVGQEQVAFGIALADGLADRGVGVITPRDPDARGAHLALRHPRAPELVAALLDRGVVVDARAPDVIRLAAAPLHTRFVDVWRALDALGRLLAT; this comes from the coding sequence GTGAGCGACGGCGTGCCCGACCGCGAGGAGGCCGAGCGGCGCGACGCCGCCAACCCGCTGGCGGGCTTCCGGTCCCGGTTCGTGGGGCTCGCCGACGAGCGGCCCTACCTGATGGGCAACTCGCTGGGCCCGCTCCCCCGCGCCACCGAGGAGGCCCTCGCCCGGTTCACCCGTGACGGGTGGGGCGGGCGCAAGGTCGAGGGCTGGCACGACTGGCTCGACCTGCCGGTGCGGGTGGGCGACCGCCTCGGGCGCCTGGTCGGCGCCGGACCCGGGCAGGTCGCCCTGGGTGACTCGACGTCGGTGCAGCTCCACAAGCTGGTGGCCGCCGCCCTCGACGCCCGCCCGGAGGCCACGGCGGTGGCCCTGGCCGACGACGAGTTCCCGACCGACCGCTACGTCGTCGCCGCCCTCGCCGCGGCGCGTGGCCTCGACGTGCGGGTCGTCGCCACCGACGGCCCCGACGGCCCCATCACCGCCGAGTCCGTGACCGCCACCTGCGCCGACGGCGCCGTGGCCGTCCTCGTCGCCTCGCTGGTGCGGTTCCGCTCCGGCGCCCTCGCCGACGCCGCCGCCGTCACCGCGGCGGCCCAGGGCCACGGCGCCCTGGTGCTCTGGGACCTCTCCCACGCCGTCGGCGCCGTGCCCGTCGCCCTCGACGAGGTCGGGGCCGACCTGGCCGTGGGCTGCACCTACAAGTACCTGAACGGCGGCCCGGGCGCGCCGGCCTTCGCCTACCGGGCGGCACGCCACGCCGGCACCCTCCTCCAGCCCGTCCACGGCTGGTTCGGCCAGGCCGACCAGTTCGCCCTGACCGCCGCCTACGCCCCGGCCGCCGACGCCCGCCAGCTGGTCGTCGGCACCCCACCGGTCGCCGGGCTCGTCGCCGTCGAGCAGGGGGTCGCCCTGGTCGAGGAGGCCGGCATCGACGCCCTCCGCCGGGTCGGCCAGGAGCAGGTCGCCTTCGGGATCGCCCTCGCCGACGGCCTCGCCGACCGCGGCGTCGGCGTCATCACGCCCCGGGACCCCGACGCCCGGGGCGCGCACCTCGCCCTCCGCCACCCGCGGGCGCCCGAGCTGGTCGCCGCCCTCCTCGACCGGGGCGTGGTGGTGGACGCCCGGGCCCCCGACGTCATCCGCCTGGCGGCGGCGCCGCTGCACACCCGGTTCGTGGACGTGTGGCGGGCCCTCGACGCCCTCGGCCGGCTCCTCGCGACCTGA
- a CDS encoding ABC transporter permease has protein sequence MALNVGYVSRETAQNLGRNPTLTIASVVTVAIALTLAGVSLLVRQGVDDLSGRFRGDVQIVVFVEADATQEQIDSLRRTLEENPEVADATYVDREASFEEAQELFADSEVMSDLLRPEDIPTSFRVTPRNPDIEAVVALRSVLDAEQGVLEVVSADEAIQAIQQLSSRLRFGVLFAAAISAGIAVLLIYNTIRTAMFARRREIEVMKLVGATNWFIRVPFILEGMVQALLGGFLSVAMLLGVNSVLFQSLSKEENLEIFQDFDFTVSTVIGQSVWLVLAGALLGAVGSGFAVGRFLDV, from the coding sequence ATGGCGCTCAACGTCGGATACGTCAGTCGGGAGACCGCCCAGAACCTCGGGCGCAACCCCACCCTCACCATCGCGTCGGTCGTCACGGTGGCCATCGCCCTCACCCTGGCCGGGGTCTCGCTCCTCGTCCGCCAGGGCGTCGACGACCTCTCGGGCCGCTTCCGGGGTGACGTCCAGATCGTCGTCTTCGTCGAGGCCGACGCCACCCAGGAGCAGATCGACAGCCTGCGGCGGACCCTCGAGGAGAACCCCGAGGTCGCCGACGCCACCTACGTCGACCGCGAGGCGTCCTTCGAGGAGGCCCAGGAGCTGTTCGCCGACTCGGAGGTGATGAGCGACCTGCTCCGCCCCGAGGACATCCCCACCTCGTTCCGGGTGACGCCCCGCAACCCGGACATCGAGGCGGTGGTGGCGCTGCGGTCGGTGCTCGACGCCGAGCAGGGCGTGCTCGAGGTGGTCAGCGCCGACGAGGCCATCCAGGCCATCCAGCAGCTCTCCAGCCGGCTCCGCTTCGGCGTGCTGTTCGCCGCCGCCATCAGCGCCGGCATCGCCGTGCTGCTGATCTACAACACGATCCGCACGGCCATGTTCGCCCGCCGCCGCGAGATCGAGGTCATGAAGCTGGTGGGCGCGACCAACTGGTTCATCCGCGTCCCGTTCATCCTCGAGGGCATGGTCCAGGCCCTGCTCGGCGGGTTCCTCTCGGTCGCCATGCTCCTGGGGGTGAACTCGGTCCTGTTCCAGTCGCTCTCCAAGGAGGAGAACCTGGAGATCTTCCAGGACTTCGACTTCACCGTCAGCACCGTGATCGGCCAGTCGGTGTGGCTCGTGCTCGCCGGCGCCCTCCTCGGCGCCGTCGGCTCCGGCTTCGCCGTGGGCCGCTTCCTCGACGTGTAG
- a CDS encoding enoyl-CoA hydratase-related protein: MDALTQHRDGDVVTVTLARPERRNVLALAVLEALTEAFAAIGRSDARGVVLAADGPVFSAGHDFADMAGADLATARHLFRTCTDLMETVQGIPQPVVARVHALATAAGCQLVATCDLAVAAESAGFALPGGRGGLFCHTPAVAVARAVGPKRALEMALTGDVITAATAAEWGLVNRCVPDDELDAAVADLLARATRGGREAKGLGKQAFYAQVGRPQADAYTLAIEVMAAATQTDDAREGISAFLDKRPPSFS; the protein is encoded by the coding sequence GTGGACGCCCTCACCCAGCACCGGGACGGCGACGTGGTGACGGTGACCCTCGCCCGCCCCGAGCGCCGCAACGTCCTGGCCCTCGCGGTGCTGGAGGCCCTGACCGAGGCCTTCGCCGCCATCGGGCGCTCCGACGCCCGGGGCGTGGTGCTGGCTGCCGACGGCCCGGTGTTCTCGGCCGGCCACGACTTCGCCGACATGGCGGGGGCCGACCTGGCCACCGCCCGCCACCTGTTCCGCACCTGCACCGACCTGATGGAGACGGTGCAGGGCATCCCCCAGCCGGTCGTGGCCCGGGTCCACGCCCTGGCCACCGCGGCCGGCTGCCAGCTGGTGGCCACGTGCGACCTGGCGGTGGCGGCCGAGTCGGCCGGCTTCGCCCTGCCCGGCGGGCGGGGCGGGCTCTTCTGCCACACCCCGGCGGTGGCGGTGGCCCGGGCCGTGGGCCCGAAGCGGGCCCTCGAGATGGCCCTCACCGGCGACGTGATCACCGCCGCCACCGCGGCCGAGTGGGGGCTGGTCAACCGGTGCGTGCCCGACGACGAGCTCGACGCCGCCGTCGCCGACCTCCTGGCCCGGGCGACCCGGGGCGGGCGGGAGGCGAAGGGCCTGGGCAAGCAGGCGTTCTACGCCCAGGTCGGCCGGCCCCAGGCCGACGCCTACACCCTCGCCATCGAGGTCATGGCGGCCGCCACCCAGACCGACGACGCCCGCGAGGGCATCTCCGCCTTCCTCGACAAGCGCCCGCCCTCGTTCTCCTGA
- a CDS encoding RDD family protein, producing the protein MEIEEWHPPSHQQMPEGPQSFPRTGVNSLATLGARGLARTIDTLVIGIPYFGIVFLVMLIANGGDSSEAEAVEVSTRGWVAVWGPLALTLLVYETVTVALWGQTLGKLIVGIRVARQANGRCPLWWEAALRIGLVAVILVIPHQLALAVAMGLFTTAGFDPMRRNLTDRAAGTVVVRAR; encoded by the coding sequence GTGGAGATCGAGGAGTGGCACCCGCCCAGCCACCAGCAGATGCCCGAGGGGCCGCAGTCGTTCCCCCGCACCGGCGTCAACTCCCTGGCCACGCTGGGGGCCCGGGGCCTGGCCCGCACCATCGACACCCTGGTGATCGGCATCCCCTACTTCGGCATCGTGTTCCTGGTGATGCTGATCGCCAACGGCGGCGACTCGAGCGAGGCCGAGGCGGTCGAGGTCTCGACCCGGGGCTGGGTGGCCGTGTGGGGCCCGCTCGCCCTGACCCTCCTCGTCTACGAGACGGTGACGGTGGCGCTGTGGGGCCAGACCCTCGGCAAGCTGATCGTGGGCATCCGCGTCGCCCGCCAGGCCAACGGGCGCTGCCCCCTCTGGTGGGAGGCCGCCCTGCGCATCGGCCTGGTCGCCGTGATCCTCGTCATCCCCCACCAGCTGGCCCTGGCGGTGGCCATGGGCCTGTTCACCACGGCCGGCTTCGACCCCATGCGCCGCAACCTCACCGACCGGGCCGCCGGCACCGTCGTGGTCCGCGCCCGGTAG
- the ftsE gene encoding cell division ATP-binding protein FtsE, whose translation MIKLENVTKVYKGDVVALKDGSFEIGKGEFVFLVGPSGSGKSTLLRLLNREEKPQAGHIFVAGKDIGDLSSWKIPYLRRNIGSVYQDYKLLQNKNVYENVAFALEVIGRPRHVIKTQVPAILELVGLAKKQKNYPDELSGGEQQRVSIARAFVNRPLILLADEPTGNLDPATSVGIMRLLDRINRTGTTVVMATHDRSIVDTMRRRVIELDRGTIIRDQARGVYE comes from the coding sequence ATGATCAAGCTCGAGAACGTCACCAAGGTCTACAAGGGCGATGTCGTCGCCTTGAAGGACGGATCCTTCGAGATCGGCAAGGGCGAGTTCGTGTTCCTGGTGGGCCCCTCGGGCTCGGGCAAGTCGACCCTGCTCCGCCTGCTCAACCGGGAGGAGAAGCCGCAGGCCGGCCACATCTTCGTCGCCGGCAAGGACATCGGCGACCTCAGCTCCTGGAAGATCCCCTACCTGCGGCGCAACATCGGGAGCGTCTACCAGGACTACAAGCTGCTGCAGAACAAGAACGTCTACGAGAACGTGGCCTTCGCCCTCGAGGTCATCGGGCGCCCCCGCCACGTCATCAAGACCCAGGTCCCGGCCATCCTCGAGCTCGTCGGCCTGGCCAAGAAGCAGAAGAACTACCCCGACGAGCTCTCCGGCGGCGAGCAGCAGCGCGTCTCCATCGCCCGGGCGTTCGTCAACCGGCCCCTGATCCTCCTGGCCGACGAGCCCACCGGCAACCTCGACCCGGCCACCTCGGTCGGCATCATGCGGCTCCTCGACAGGATCAACCGCACCGGCACCACGGTGGTCATGGCCACCCACGACCGCAGCATCGTCGACACCATGCGACGCCGGGTGATCGAGCTCGACCGGGGCACGATCATCCGCGACCAGGCGCGCGGCGTCTACGAGTAG
- a CDS encoding nuclear transport factor 2 family protein, with protein sequence MSDGPIHDLIERWHAHVRGQLPGGLDELLHDDVVFYSPIVFTPQEGKAITTMYLQAAGQTLPGDRPEGAPATDGSGGFRYTKEVLAGDTAVLEFETTVEGKYVNGVDIIRCDDDGKIVEFRVMIRPLQAVNLVHAQMKAALEQMQR encoded by the coding sequence ATGTCCGACGGCCCCATCCACGACCTCATCGAACGCTGGCACGCCCACGTGCGGGGCCAGCTCCCCGGCGGGCTCGACGAGCTCCTGCACGACGACGTCGTCTTCTACTCGCCGATCGTCTTCACGCCCCAGGAGGGCAAGGCGATCACCACCATGTACCTCCAGGCCGCGGGCCAGACCCTGCCCGGCGACCGCCCCGAGGGGGCGCCGGCGACGGACGGCAGCGGCGGGTTCCGCTACACCAAGGAGGTCCTCGCCGGCGACACCGCCGTGCTCGAGTTCGAGACCACCGTCGAGGGCAAGTACGTCAACGGCGTCGACATCATCCGCTGCGACGACGACGGCAAGATCGTCGAGTTCCGCGTGATGATCCGCCCCCTCCAGGCCGTCAACCTCGTCCACGCCCAGATGAAGGCGGCCCTGGAGCAGATGCAGCGCTGA
- the prfB gene encoding peptide chain release factor 2 — protein MRDFSDDLSRLRTSLAEARQYLRIDDLRDQRPELETEATRPDLWDDPDRARAVTGELAALVDDVDAYEGLEADVEDAETLAEMAREEGDESLEPEIEAAIAELRERFSRLELRSLFTGEHDEADAIIEVQSGEGGADAQDWANMLLRMYLRWAERGGFATEIEEVSEGSEAGISSATVMIKGRHAYGLLRSEHGVHRLVRMSPFNAQGKRQTAFAALKVTPFLEDVPDVVIDDKELRIDVYRSSGAGGQHVNVTDSAVRITHLPTGIVVSCQNERSQHQNKDRAMQILKAKLAEVARLEREAELDEIRGEQHSVGFGSQIRSYVLQPYQMVKDLRTDHETGVVDAVLDGDVDPFMEAYLRWRRAEDLATT, from the coding sequence ATGCGCGACTTCTCCGACGACCTCTCCCGCCTCCGCACGTCGCTCGCCGAGGCGCGCCAGTACCTGCGCATCGACGACCTGCGGGACCAGCGCCCCGAGCTGGAGACCGAGGCCACCCGCCCCGACCTGTGGGACGACCCCGACCGGGCCCGGGCCGTCACCGGCGAGCTGGCCGCCCTGGTCGACGACGTCGACGCCTACGAGGGCCTCGAGGCCGACGTCGAGGACGCCGAGACCCTGGCCGAGATGGCCCGCGAGGAGGGCGACGAGAGCCTCGAGCCCGAGATCGAGGCAGCCATCGCCGAGCTGCGCGAGCGGTTCTCCCGCCTCGAGCTGCGCAGCCTGTTCACCGGCGAGCACGACGAGGCCGACGCCATCATCGAGGTCCAGTCGGGCGAGGGCGGCGCCGACGCCCAGGACTGGGCCAACATGCTGCTGCGCATGTACCTGCGGTGGGCCGAGCGCGGGGGCTTCGCCACCGAGATCGAGGAGGTCTCCGAGGGCTCCGAGGCCGGCATCTCCTCGGCCACGGTGATGATCAAGGGCCGGCACGCCTACGGCCTGCTCCGCTCCGAGCACGGCGTCCACCGGCTGGTGCGGATGAGCCCGTTCAACGCCCAGGGCAAGCGCCAGACCGCCTTCGCCGCCCTGAAGGTCACCCCGTTCCTCGAGGACGTGCCCGACGTGGTCATCGACGACAAGGAGCTGCGGATCGACGTGTACCGCTCGTCGGGGGCCGGCGGCCAGCACGTCAACGTCACCGACTCGGCCGTGCGGATCACCCACCTGCCGACCGGCATCGTCGTGTCCTGCCAGAACGAGCGCAGCCAGCACCAGAACAAGGACCGGGCCATGCAGATCCTCAAGGCCAAGCTGGCCGAGGTGGCCCGCCTCGAGCGGGAGGCCGAGCTGGACGAGATCCGGGGCGAGCAGCACTCGGTGGGCTTCGGCAGCCAGATCCGCTCCTACGTGCTCCAGCCGTACCAGATGGTCAAGGACCTGCGGACCGACCACGAGACCGGGGTCGTCGACGCCGTGCTCGACGGCGACGTCGACCCGTTCATGGAGGCCTACCTCCGCTGGCGGCGGGCCGAGGATCTGGCCACGACCTGA
- a CDS encoding cytochrome P450, whose amino-acid sequence MESTADRVVPPGPREPFAEGEPMATGLNPFVPGFFDDPYAQYRELRETDPVHHSPLGLWFLSRWEDCHKVLRLPGTSVDERNSTMARRQELEAAFEARGARRSTSILSTDPPDHTRIRKLVSKAFTPRTIARLEARVAEVADERLAAAAAISADAGSVDLIETLAFPLPFQVIHEMLGMPDSVEADVLRGLSQTVTQSLDPVLAVTRAEEIAEAGEELFGLVAEAIRWKRDHLADDLLSALVLAEEEGSTLSDAELRDNVTLLYLAGHETTVNLIGNGLLALLRHPDQSRVLRDDPGLDQGAIEELLRYDSPVQFSRRIALEPFEVDGQRVEVGEIVMTGLGAANRDPAKFGPTAEELDVTRADAHHHISFGSGVHHCLGAALARLEGRTTVPRVLRRFPAAELATDTVEWNGRIVLRGVAALPVTLGAPA is encoded by the coding sequence ATGGAGAGCACCGCCGACCGCGTCGTCCCGCCCGGCCCCCGGGAGCCGTTCGCGGAGGGCGAGCCCATGGCGACGGGGCTCAACCCGTTCGTGCCCGGGTTCTTCGACGACCCCTACGCCCAGTACCGGGAGCTGCGGGAGACCGACCCGGTCCACCACTCCCCCCTGGGCCTGTGGTTCCTGTCCCGCTGGGAGGACTGCCACAAGGTCCTCCGCCTGCCGGGCACGTCGGTCGACGAGCGCAACTCGACCATGGCCCGCCGCCAGGAGCTGGAGGCCGCGTTCGAGGCGCGGGGGGCCCGCCGCAGCACCTCAATCCTGAGCACCGACCCGCCGGACCACACCCGCATCCGCAAGCTGGTGTCGAAGGCGTTCACGCCCCGCACCATCGCCCGGCTCGAGGCCCGGGTGGCCGAGGTGGCCGACGAGCGCCTCGCCGCGGCGGCGGCGATCTCGGCCGACGCCGGCTCGGTCGACCTGATCGAGACGCTCGCCTTCCCGCTCCCGTTCCAGGTCATCCACGAGATGCTCGGCATGCCCGACTCGGTCGAGGCCGACGTGCTGCGGGGGCTCTCCCAGACCGTCACCCAGTCCCTCGACCCCGTCCTGGCCGTGACCCGCGCCGAGGAGATCGCCGAGGCCGGCGAGGAGCTCTTCGGCCTCGTCGCCGAGGCCATCCGGTGGAAGCGCGACCACCTGGCCGACGACCTCCTCAGCGCCCTCGTGCTGGCCGAGGAGGAGGGCAGCACCCTCAGCGACGCCGAGCTGCGGGACAACGTGACGCTGCTCTACCTGGCCGGCCACGAGACGACGGTCAACCTCATCGGCAACGGCCTGCTCGCCCTGCTGCGGCACCCGGACCAGTCCCGGGTCCTCCGCGACGACCCGGGGCTCGACCAGGGTGCCATCGAGGAGCTCCTCCGCTACGACAGCCCGGTCCAGTTCTCCCGGCGGATCGCCCTCGAGCCCTTCGAGGTCGACGGTCAGCGGGTCGAGGTGGGCGAGATCGTCATGACCGGGCTGGGGGCGGCCAACCGGGACCCGGCCAAGTTCGGGCCCACCGCCGAGGAGCTCGACGTCACCCGGGCCGACGCCCACCACCACATCAGCTTCGGCAGCGGCGTCCACCACTGCCTGGGCGCGGCGCTGGCCCGGCTCGAGGGCCGCACCACCGTCCCCCGGGTCCTGCGCCGGTTCCCCGCCGCCGAGCTGGCCACCGACACCGTCGAGTGGAACGGCCGCATCGTCCTCCGCGGCGTGGCCGCCCTGCCCGTCACCCTCGGCGCCCCCGCCTGA
- a CDS encoding DinB family protein, whose protein sequence is MSDAIVPDTKDWTWVLGRACPECGLDASTVAVADVAGIVRANAARWVEVLARPDVATRPAPAVWSPLEYACHVRDVFTLFDERLHLMLDEDDARFANWDQDVTAVEERYGEQDPAAVADALVAAGERLATSFAAVTPDQHARTGLRSDGSQFTVTTFAQYLVHDPVHHVWDVTGETAPAQLSS, encoded by the coding sequence ATGAGCGATGCGATCGTGCCGGACACCAAGGACTGGACGTGGGTGCTGGGGCGCGCCTGCCCCGAGTGCGGCCTCGACGCCTCGACGGTCGCCGTCGCCGACGTCGCCGGCATCGTCCGGGCCAACGCCGCCCGCTGGGTCGAGGTGCTGGCCCGGCCCGACGTGGCCACCCGACCGGCGCCCGCGGTGTGGTCGCCGCTCGAGTACGCCTGCCACGTCCGGGACGTGTTCACCCTCTTCGACGAGCGCCTGCACCTGATGCTCGACGAGGACGACGCCCGGTTCGCCAACTGGGACCAGGACGTCACCGCCGTCGAGGAGCGCTACGGCGAGCAGGACCCGGCCGCCGTCGCCGACGCGCTGGTCGCGGCGGGGGAGAGGCTGGCGACCTCGTTCGCCGCCGTCACCCCCGACCAGCACGCCCGGACCGGCCTGCGCAGCGACGGCTCGCAGTTCACCGTCACCACCTTCGCCCAGTACCTGGTGCACGACCCGGTCCACCACGTCTGGGACGTCACCGGCGAGACGGCGCCGGCCCAGCTCTCGTCGTAG
- a CDS encoding molybdopterin-dependent oxidoreductase, with amino-acid sequence MALPPGQTRITGFPRFGAGADAPPPTVPAEPVVEVAGGNPEVLAVPLSDLADLPRREVVADFHCVAGWTASARRWEGIPFAAFYDAVVARTVPAGVEITHVALTGLDGYRSVALLEDLRGDDVLLADHLDGAPLDGAHGAPLRLVSPGQYGYVNTKHLGRIELHPSEPKGRFHPSLRTHLALALVMPHPRARVAHEERHRYLPGRVVRPVYQRLGQALRRQTRR; translated from the coding sequence ATGGCGCTGCCCCCCGGCCAGACCCGGATCACCGGCTTCCCCCGCTTCGGCGCCGGCGCCGACGCCCCGCCTCCCACCGTCCCGGCCGAGCCCGTGGTCGAGGTGGCCGGCGGGAACCCGGAGGTCCTCGCCGTGCCGCTGTCCGACCTGGCCGACCTGCCGCGACGGGAGGTCGTGGCCGACTTCCACTGCGTCGCCGGGTGGACGGCGAGCGCCCGGCGCTGGGAGGGCATCCCGTTCGCCGCCTTCTACGACGCGGTCGTCGCCCGCACCGTCCCGGCCGGGGTGGAGATCACCCACGTCGCCCTCACCGGGCTCGACGGGTACCGGTCGGTCGCCCTGCTCGAGGACCTCCGGGGCGACGACGTGCTGCTCGCCGACCACCTGGACGGGGCCCCGCTCGACGGCGCCCACGGCGCCCCGCTCCGGCTGGTCAGCCCGGGCCAGTACGGCTACGTGAACACCAAGCACCTCGGCCGGATCGAGCTCCACCCGTCCGAGCCCAAGGGGCGCTTCCACCCCTCGCTGCGGACCCACCTGGCCCTCGCCCTGGTGATGCCGCACCCGCGGGCCCGGGTCGCCCACGAGGAGCGCCACCGCTACCTCCCGGGACGGGTCGTGCGGCCCGTGTACCAGCGGCTGGGGCAGGCGCTGCGCCGCCAGACCCGCCGCTGA